From a single Methanoregula sp. UBA64 genomic region:
- the dph2 gene encoding diphthamide biosynthesis enzyme Dph2, whose product MSTTRCTSLNATSDLITQLRSRGAKKVALQFPAGLKRQAAETAAALKAAGFAVVVSGDPCYGACDLALDCLSNGADLLVHFGHAPVDTRDDVLFIPWAVDFDTAVLEKALPFVPEKTVGLVTTVQHAHLVPAMEAFLSSKGYEVRVGEGSGRTPLRGQVLGCSFAAAKSAGAPVILFVGTGVFHPIGIALATKARVVALDPLTGIAQEVSADTLLRRRFAVIEKARNAKTIGILLSTKSGQARKALAERLAALSPGAVIVALREVSPDELLNLGFDCYVNTACPRLAYDDQIRFPKPVLSPEEFEILCGKRSWDDYAIDEIA is encoded by the coding sequence ATGTCGACGACAAGGTGCACGTCGTTGAACGCCACATCTGACCTGATAACCCAGCTCAGATCCCGCGGGGCAAAGAAGGTCGCCCTCCAGTTCCCCGCGGGGCTCAAACGGCAGGCGGCGGAGACTGCCGCTGCCCTCAAAGCCGCGGGTTTTGCGGTGGTCGTGAGCGGCGATCCCTGTTACGGGGCCTGCGACCTTGCCCTTGATTGTTTATCCAATGGCGCCGATCTGCTCGTGCACTTCGGCCATGCACCGGTAGATACCCGGGACGATGTCCTTTTTATCCCGTGGGCCGTGGACTTCGACACGGCGGTTCTTGAAAAAGCCCTGCCGTTCGTACCGGAAAAGACCGTCGGCCTTGTCACGACCGTCCAGCACGCCCATCTCGTACCTGCCATGGAAGCATTCCTCTCATCGAAAGGGTACGAGGTCAGGGTAGGCGAAGGCTCGGGCCGTACACCCCTGCGGGGGCAGGTCCTCGGGTGCAGTTTTGCCGCCGCAAAGTCTGCCGGCGCCCCGGTGATCCTTTTTGTCGGTACGGGCGTGTTCCACCCCATCGGGATCGCCCTTGCAACCAAGGCCCGGGTGGTGGCGCTCGACCCGCTGACAGGAATTGCACAGGAGGTCAGTGCCGATACGCTCCTGCGCCGGCGCTTCGCGGTGATCGAGAAAGCGCGCAATGCAAAGACCATCGGCATTCTCCTGAGCACCAAGTCCGGGCAGGCACGAAAAGCGCTTGCAGAACGGCTTGCCGCGCTCTCCCCCGGGGCCGTGATCGTTGCCCTGCGCGAGGTAAGCCCGGACGAGCTCCTCAACCTCGGCTTCGACTGCTATGTGAACACCGCCTGCCCCCGACTCGCCTATGACGATCAGATCAGGTTCCCCAAGCCCGTCCTCTCCCCCGAAGAGTTCGAGATCCTCTGCGGCAAACGCTCGTGGGACGATTATGCCATCGACGAGATCGCATGA
- a CDS encoding MFS transporter produces the protein MNSGTCGDIGERTIKKVSVRLLPFLILLYVIAYLDRVNFGFAALEMNSALGLSSEVFGFLSGIFFIGYLFFELPSNLILQKVGARIWIARILVSWGIVVMFTAFVTGAFQVAVLRFALGVAEAGFFPGVLLYITYWFRGKDQAKAVGLLMTALAISTIVGAPVSTWILDSVHWLGMAGWRWLFIIEGLPAILLGIVAYFYLTDRPENARWLEPEERAWLSSEIEKENSLREQKGGHTGLVSVVADKRIWHLAFIYCMLVIALYGLGFWMPQIIRSMNASLSNTTIGLVMVIPYACAGAGMILWSRHSDRTGERRWHTAIPPLAGGIALALSGIVSSPLIAFALLVIATMGIFLAFGPFWTLPSLFLAEVTAAAGIAVINSIGNLGGFVGPTLMGCLAQITGSTNAGLVVIGACLALGGVCAAAVTSRRHETDTG, from the coding sequence GTGAACTCCGGCACCTGCGGGGATATCGGGGAGCGGACCATAAAAAAAGTGAGCGTCCGGCTGCTGCCGTTTCTGATCCTCCTTTACGTGATCGCCTACCTCGACCGTGTGAACTTCGGTTTTGCGGCCCTCGAGATGAACAGTGCGCTCGGGCTTTCAAGCGAGGTCTTCGGCTTTCTCTCCGGGATCTTCTTTATCGGGTATCTCTTCTTCGAACTCCCCAGCAACCTGATCCTCCAGAAGGTCGGGGCCCGGATCTGGATCGCCCGGATCCTCGTAAGCTGGGGGATCGTGGTGATGTTTACGGCCTTTGTCACCGGTGCATTCCAGGTAGCCGTGCTCCGGTTCGCACTCGGGGTTGCAGAGGCCGGCTTCTTCCCGGGCGTCCTCCTCTATATCACCTACTGGTTCCGGGGAAAAGACCAGGCAAAAGCGGTCGGGCTGTTGATGACCGCGCTTGCCATCTCCACGATCGTGGGGGCACCGGTCTCAACCTGGATCCTCGACTCCGTCCACTGGCTGGGCATGGCCGGCTGGCGCTGGCTCTTTATCATCGAGGGCCTGCCCGCGATCCTCCTTGGGATCGTCGCGTATTTTTACCTCACCGACCGGCCCGAAAACGCCCGCTGGCTCGAACCGGAAGAGCGGGCCTGGCTCTCTTCTGAAATTGAAAAAGAGAACTCCCTGCGCGAACAAAAGGGCGGCCATACCGGCCTTGTCTCGGTCGTGGCCGACAAAAGGATCTGGCACCTGGCGTTCATCTACTGCATGCTCGTGATCGCGTTATACGGCCTCGGGTTCTGGATGCCCCAGATCATCAGGTCCATGAACGCGAGCCTCTCGAACACCACCATCGGGCTGGTGATGGTCATCCCCTATGCATGTGCCGGTGCAGGGATGATCCTCTGGTCCCGGCACTCCGACCGGACCGGGGAGCGGCGCTGGCACACGGCAATCCCGCCGCTCGCGGGGGGGATAGCCCTAGCCCTGTCGGGGATCGTCTCTTCACCGCTCATCGCGTTTGCCCTGCTCGTCATCGCAACAATGGGGATCTTTCTCGCCTTCGGGCCGTTCTGGACGCTCCCCTCGCTCTTCCTTGCCGAGGTCACGGCCGCGGCCGGGATTGCGGTCATCAACTCGATCGGGAACCTCGGGGGCTTTGTCGGCCCGACCCTCATGGGCTGCCTGGCCCAGATCACCGGGAGCACGAATGCCGGGCTCGTGGTGATCGGCGCCTGCCTGGCGCTTGGCGGCGTGTGCGCAGCGGCGGTCACGAGCCGCCGGCATGAGACGGACACCGGATAG
- a CDS encoding METTL5 family protein, which translates to MKLRQLEIALQRCAGYTKPRAGLEQYQTPAPLAARLLYDAFMQGDIEGKSVCDLGSGTGILAIGAALLGAAPVRGIETDTDAIRIARENARLLGADVEYIPADIATAQETAGPCDTIVMNPPFGAQKQNLHADRPFIDAALAIAPVTYGIFNAGSTPFVNAYVKGRATVAGQVSGTFSIKRTFAFHTRDAHEIPVEILKLVRT; encoded by the coding sequence ATGAAACTCCGGCAGCTTGAGATAGCGCTCCAGCGGTGTGCGGGATATACAAAACCACGGGCCGGGCTCGAACAGTACCAGACACCGGCACCGCTTGCCGCCCGGCTCCTCTACGATGCATTCATGCAGGGAGATATCGAGGGAAAATCGGTCTGCGATCTCGGGAGCGGGACAGGCATCCTTGCCATCGGTGCCGCCCTGCTCGGGGCAGCGCCGGTCCGGGGCATCGAGACGGATACCGATGCGATCCGGATCGCACGGGAGAATGCCCGGCTTCTCGGTGCCGACGTGGAATATATCCCTGCGGATATCGCTACGGCGCAGGAAACGGCCGGTCCCTGTGACACGATCGTCATGAACCCGCCGTTTGGCGCCCAGAAACAGAACCTCCATGCCGACCGGCCGTTTATCGACGCGGCCCTTGCAATCGCCCCGGTGACCTACGGGATCTTCAATGCCGGTTCGACGCCGTTCGTGAATGCATATGTCAAAGGGCGGGCGACGGTTGCCGGGCAGGTCAGCGGGACATTTTCCATCAAACGCACGTTTGCCTTCCATACCCGGGATGCTCATGAGATCCCGGTCGAGATCCTCAAACTTGTGCGGACGTGA
- a CDS encoding TylF/MycF/NovP-related O-methyltransferase has protein sequence MSLFPKKNIICFFDTIAPSKYLVKFRKLAIIEPFMGYDIANRGRLSHYGSPERKQFATSLKKIRSETELLLEDIEAYHIYMAAKITQKIPGDIAEVGVYKGGSAKIICSAKGDRALHLFDTFAGLPKVDEVDQVWPFYEGKFAASYENVRAYLAGEKNVHIYKGLFPDTAGPVTEKQFSLVNLDVDTYESTKKCLEFFYPRMNAGGVIISHDYLTVPGVRKAVDEYFTDKPEPVVETAASQCIVVKV, from the coding sequence ATGAGTCTGTTCCCCAAGAAGAATATCATCTGTTTTTTCGATACCATTGCGCCCAGCAAGTACCTGGTAAAATTCCGGAAACTCGCCATAATCGAGCCGTTCATGGGATACGATATCGCGAACCGGGGCCGGCTCTCCCATTACGGCAGCCCCGAGAGGAAGCAGTTCGCTACCTCCTTAAAGAAGATCCGGTCCGAGACCGAGCTGCTCCTTGAGGATATCGAAGCCTACCACATCTATATGGCGGCAAAGATCACCCAGAAGATCCCCGGCGATATTGCCGAGGTCGGCGTGTACAAGGGCGGGTCCGCGAAGATCATCTGCTCTGCAAAAGGCGACCGGGCCCTGCACCTCTTCGACACGTTTGCCGGCCTGCCCAAGGTGGACGAGGTAGACCAGGTCTGGCCGTTCTACGAGGGCAAGTTCGCCGCATCCTATGAAAATGTCAGGGCCTACCTTGCCGGGGAGAAAAATGTCCACATCTACAAGGGGCTCTTCCCCGACACGGCCGGCCCGGTCACAGAGAAGCAGTTCTCGCTCGTGAACCTGGATGTCGACACCTACGAGAGCACGAAAAAGTGCCTCGAATTTTTCTACCCCCGGATGAATGCCGGTGGCGTTATCATCTCCCACGATTACCTGACCGTGCCCGGGGTACGAAAAGCGGTGGACGAGTATTTCACCGACAAGCCGGAGCCGGTCGTGGAAACTGCCGCATCCCAGTGTATCGTAGTAAAAGTCTAA
- the hpt gene encoding hypoxanthine/guanine phosphoribosyltransferase: MLEKLIESLETCPMVKRGEYNYFIHPITDGVPVVEPALLRDVCSAMIKVLDLNNVDKIVVVEAMGIHIGSVLSVMTDIPMVVMRKREYKLPHEVPVHQKTGYSKGELYLNGVYKGDRIIIIDDVVSTGGTMKALLAALEIAGAEVKDVCIVIQRGNPDIGRPYKSLVKIDVDDKVHVVERHI; the protein is encoded by the coding sequence ATGCTTGAAAAACTGATAGAATCGCTGGAAACCTGCCCGATGGTAAAGAGGGGCGAATACAACTACTTCATCCACCCGATCACTGACGGGGTACCGGTTGTCGAACCGGCACTTCTGCGCGACGTGTGCAGCGCGATGATCAAGGTCCTCGACTTAAACAATGTCGACAAGATCGTGGTCGTCGAGGCCATGGGCATCCACATCGGATCCGTACTCTCGGTGATGACCGACATCCCCATGGTGGTCATGCGCAAGCGCGAGTACAAGCTTCCCCACGAGGTGCCCGTCCACCAGAAGACCGGGTACTCGAAAGGCGAGCTGTACTTAAACGGCGTGTACAAGGGCGACCGGATCATCATCATCGACGATGTGGTGAGTACCGGGGGCACGATGAAGGCCCTGCTTGCCGCGCTTGAGATCGCAGGCGCCGAGGTAAAAGATGTCTGCATCGTGATCCAGCGCGGGAACCCGGATATCGGCCGGCCGTACAAGTCGCTTGTGAAGATCGATGTCGACGACAAGGTGCACGTCGTTGAACGCCACATCTGA